The following proteins come from a genomic window of Diceros bicornis minor isolate mBicDic1 chromosome 36, mDicBic1.mat.cur, whole genome shotgun sequence:
- the PTER gene encoding phosphotriesterase-related protein isoform X2, whose amino-acid sequence MSSLSGKVQTVLGLVEPSELGRTLTHEHLTMTFDCSYYPPPPSHEATSKEPIMMKNLFWIQKNPYSHKENLQLNQETEAIKEELLYFKAKGGGALVENTTTGISRDVQTLKWLAEETGIHIISGAGFYVDATHSSETRAMSVEQLTDVLINEILHGADGTSIKCGVIGEIGCSWPLTESERKVLQATAHAQAQLGCPVIVHPGRNASAPFQIIRVLQEAGADISRTVMSHLDRTILDKKELLEFAQLGCYLEFDLFGTELLHYQFNPAIDMPNDNKRIKRVRLLVDEGYEDRILMAHDIHTKHRLMKYGGHGYSHILTNIVPKMLLRGITENVLDKILIENPKQWLTFK is encoded by the exons ATGTCTTCCTTAAGTGGGAAAGTCCAAACCGtcctgggccttgtggagccaaGTGAACTGGGCCGCACTCTGACCCATGAACATTTGACAATGACCTTTGACTGCTCTTACtacccacctcctccctctcatGAAGCTACCTCTAAGGAACCTATTATGatgaaaaatttattttggaTTCAGAAAAACCCTTATTCCCATAAAGAGAATCTTCAATTGAATCAGGAGACAGAAGCCATAAAGGAAGAATTGTTGTATTTTAAAGCCAAAGGCGGAGGAGCCTTGGTGGAGAACACAACCACCGGGATTAGCCGAGATGTGCAGACTTTGAAGTGGCTTGCGGAAGAGACTGGCATCCATATCATATCCGGAGCTGGGTTTTATGTGGATGCAACTCACTCTTCAGAGACCAGAGCCATGTCAGTGGAGCAG CTTACTGATGTCCTCATTAATGAAATTCTCCATGGAGCTGATGGAACCAGTATCAAGTGTGGTGTTATTGGGGAAATTGGTTGCTCCTGGCCTCTGACCGAGAGTGAAAGAAAGGTTCTTCAGGCAACCGCTCATGCTCAGGCTCAGCTTGGCTGTCCTGTTATCGTTCATCCTGGAAGGAATGCAAGTGCACCATTTCAGATTATCCGAGTGTTGCAAGAAGCAGGAGCAGATATCTCCAGAACGGTTATGTCACACCTTGATAG GACTATACTTGATAAGAAGGAACTACTGGAGTTTGCTCAACTTGGCTGTTACTTGGAATTTGATCTTTTTGGTACCGAACTCCTTCATTACCAATTCAACCCGGCTATTGACATGCCCAatgataataaaagaattaaaag GGTGCGTCTTCTGGTGGATGAAGGCTATGAAGATCGAATTCTGATGGCACATGACATACACACGAAGCATCGGCTCATGAAATATGGAGGTCATGGCTATTCTCATATACTTACCAACATTGTTCCTAAAATGTTGCTTAGAGGTATAACTGAGAACGTACTTGATAAGATACTAATAGAGAACCCTAAGCAATGGCTAACTTTCAAATAG
- the PTER gene encoding phosphotriesterase-related protein isoform X1: MRNYKWLFDVSSVASKALFLGLPVTSEMSSLSGKVQTVLGLVEPSELGRTLTHEHLTMTFDCSYYPPPPSHEATSKEPIMMKNLFWIQKNPYSHKENLQLNQETEAIKEELLYFKAKGGGALVENTTTGISRDVQTLKWLAEETGIHIISGAGFYVDATHSSETRAMSVEQLTDVLINEILHGADGTSIKCGVIGEIGCSWPLTESERKVLQATAHAQAQLGCPVIVHPGRNASAPFQIIRVLQEAGADISRTVMSHLDRTILDKKELLEFAQLGCYLEFDLFGTELLHYQFNPAIDMPNDNKRIKRVRLLVDEGYEDRILMAHDIHTKHRLMKYGGHGYSHILTNIVPKMLLRGITENVLDKILIENPKQWLTFK; encoded by the exons aaagCACTCTTTTTAGGTCTCCCGGTGACGTCAGAAATGTCTTCCTTAAGTGGGAAAGTCCAAACCGtcctgggccttgtggagccaaGTGAACTGGGCCGCACTCTGACCCATGAACATTTGACAATGACCTTTGACTGCTCTTACtacccacctcctccctctcatGAAGCTACCTCTAAGGAACCTATTATGatgaaaaatttattttggaTTCAGAAAAACCCTTATTCCCATAAAGAGAATCTTCAATTGAATCAGGAGACAGAAGCCATAAAGGAAGAATTGTTGTATTTTAAAGCCAAAGGCGGAGGAGCCTTGGTGGAGAACACAACCACCGGGATTAGCCGAGATGTGCAGACTTTGAAGTGGCTTGCGGAAGAGACTGGCATCCATATCATATCCGGAGCTGGGTTTTATGTGGATGCAACTCACTCTTCAGAGACCAGAGCCATGTCAGTGGAGCAG CTTACTGATGTCCTCATTAATGAAATTCTCCATGGAGCTGATGGAACCAGTATCAAGTGTGGTGTTATTGGGGAAATTGGTTGCTCCTGGCCTCTGACCGAGAGTGAAAGAAAGGTTCTTCAGGCAACCGCTCATGCTCAGGCTCAGCTTGGCTGTCCTGTTATCGTTCATCCTGGAAGGAATGCAAGTGCACCATTTCAGATTATCCGAGTGTTGCAAGAAGCAGGAGCAGATATCTCCAGAACGGTTATGTCACACCTTGATAG GACTATACTTGATAAGAAGGAACTACTGGAGTTTGCTCAACTTGGCTGTTACTTGGAATTTGATCTTTTTGGTACCGAACTCCTTCATTACCAATTCAACCCGGCTATTGACATGCCCAatgataataaaagaattaaaag GGTGCGTCTTCTGGTGGATGAAGGCTATGAAGATCGAATTCTGATGGCACATGACATACACACGAAGCATCGGCTCATGAAATATGGAGGTCATGGCTATTCTCATATACTTACCAACATTGTTCCTAAAATGTTGCTTAGAGGTATAACTGAGAACGTACTTGATAAGATACTAATAGAGAACCCTAAGCAATGGCTAACTTTCAAATAG
- the C1QL3 gene encoding complement C1q-like protein 3, producing MVLLLVILIPVLVSSAGTSAHYEMLGTCRMVCDPYGGTKAPSTAATPDRGLMQSLPTFIQGPKGEAGRPGKAGPRGPPGEPGPPGPVGPPGEKGEPGRQGLPGPPGAPGLNAAGAISAATYSTVPKIAFYAGLKRQHEGYEVLKFDDVVTNLGNHYDPTTGKFTCSIPGIYFFTYHVLMRGGDGTSMWADLCKNNQVRASAIAQDADQNYDYASNSVVLHLEPGDEVYIKLDGGKAHGGNNNKYSTFSGFIIYAD from the exons ATGGTGCTGCTGCTGGTCATCCTCATCCCGGTGCTGGTGAGCTCGGCCGGCACGTCGGCGCACTACGAGATGCTGGGCACCTGCCGCATGGTCTGCGACCCCTACGGGGGCACCAAGGCGCCCAGCACGGCCGCCACGCCGGACCGCGGCCTCATGCAGTCCCTGCCCACCTTCATCCAGGGCCCCAAAGGCGAGGCCGGCAGGCCCGGGAAGGCGGGCCCGCGTGGGCCTCCCGGTGAGCCCGGGCCGCCGGGCCCCGTGGGCCCCCCGGGCGAGAAGGGCGAGCCCGGCCGCCAAGGCCTGCCGGGCCCGCCCGGGGCGCCCGGCCTGAACGCGGCTGGGGCCATCAGCGCCGCCACCTACAGCACGGTGCCCAAGATCGCCTTCTACGCCGGCCTCAAGCGGCAGCACGAAGGCTACGAGGTGCTCAAGTTCGACGACGTGGTCACCAACCTCGGTAACCACTACGATCCCACCACGGGCAAGTTCACCTGCTCCATCCCGGGCATCTACTTCTTCACCTACCACGTCCTGATGCGCGGAGGGGACGGCACCAGCATGTGGGCTGATCTCTGCAAAAACAACCAG GTGCGGGCTAGTGCTATTGCCCAAGATGCTGATCAGAATTACGACTACGCCAGTAACAGTGTGGTTCTCCATTTGGAGCCAGGAGATGAAGTCTACATCAAATTAGATGGCGGGAAAGCCCATGGAGGAAACAACAATAAATACAGCACATTTTCTGGATTTATCATTTATGCTGACTGA